AGTAGTCAAATTCAGACCTATCTGGAGCGAATAGGGTTTACGGGTTCGCTCGACGGCAGCGCCAAGACGTTAGCCGAACTGCAGGAGTGCCATTTGCACACGGTGCCTTATGAGAATTTGGACATTATCCATCACATCGCTTTATCACTGGACCCGCAAGATGTTTATCAAAAGATTGTCGTACGCCGGCGTGGCGGGTATTGTTTTGAGTTGAATGCCTTATTCGGTTGGCTGCTTCGGGAGCTGGGCTATCCGGTCACTGACTTCGTGGCCCGGTTTTGGCGCGACGAGTCCAATGCACCGCCGAAGCGGCGTCATCACGTTCTACGGGTCGAAGCCGAAGGGGCGACATATTTGTGCGACGTTGGCGTAGGGGGCATCGTTCCCCGCAGGCCAATTGCATTAATGGAAGGATTAGAACAGCAGCAAGGCGATGAGTGCTACCGGATGGAGCGCGATCCTGATTACGGCTGGGTGCTTTGCGAGCAGAAGAAGGGCGAGTGGCAGCGCATTTACTCGTTCACAGAGGAGCCGCAGTTGGCGAAGGATTTTATTTTTGCTTCGTTTTGGTGCGAGAAAGCCCCTGATTCCATATTCACCAAGAACCCGATGCTGGCGATTCGTACCTTAGAGGGGCGGAATACGGTTGCAGGTCGGGAGTTTCGTATTTTTACTTCTTCAGGGGTGGAAACCTTTACTCCGCAAACCGATGAAGCATATAACGAGGCTCTGCTCGTGCATTTTGGAATTCAATTAGATTCCTAACTTGCTGCATTTACAATACATTCATGCAACGTTGATGCAAGGATAACAAAGCCTTGGTAAAGTGAAACTAATAGATACAAATGAATACTCAGGGTATGAGTCTAGGAGAAAACCCTTTTATTCGGCTTAAGAAAAGTGCGTCCTTAGGGAGCGCGTGCTTTCCTTTTGTTGAATGAGGGTTTTTTTGTGTTGTTCACCTATCAAAACTTTGAAAAGGATGATGTGCGACATGAAAAAAATGTCAACAAAGCTTTTAGGGATTGTGACGATTACGACCTTGGTCAGCGGCCTTTTCCAGCCAAGTGCCTGGGTCCCTAGCGTTCATGCGGAGGAGTCGGGTAGGAAGACGATGGAGGTCAACAAAACGTTAACGGCTCCTATCATCGACGGCAATCTAGATGAATCCATGTGGAGCCTGAATCAATCGCTCAACGTTAAAGTTGGACAAGGTTCTTTTAAGGCGTCGAAATTTGGCCTGCTCTGGGATAATCAGTATTTGTATATTGGCGTCAAGGCAGATGATGACAGCTTGTTGAACGGCCAATCGGGCAGTTGGTTCGAGCAGGATAATATCAACGTCTTTCTTGATCCGAGCGTGCACCGCTCAGCTCCATACAGCAATGAGGATATGCAGATCGGCCTGGTCTATCAGCCTGGAACGACCATACCCGAGTTTCATTTCGGTGCTGCGCTGAATAATCATGCGGGCAAGGATGAGAAGAAAATACTGCGAGCGATGAATCAGACCGCATCAGGCTGGTCTACGGAGATCGCTGTACCTTGGGAAATGCTGAAATTTGATCCTATTCTACAGAAACAGTTGGGCATGGAGATCGGGACGACAGACCGTTATGGGGCCGCTACAACAGAGCAAAGATCCAGCTACTGGAGCGCTTTTGGGTCCTCCTCCTTCTGGAACGATACCTCCGGTTATGGCACGCTTAAGCTGGTGGATACAAGTCCAGTCTCAGGAAGCCCCAATCCGGTGCTTTTGGAGGAAAACTTTGACAGCTATGCCACAGGGACGATACCCCCGAATTGGATATCTGATGTGAATGCGGGAAGCCCGCCTTTTACCGTTGTGCAAGATACGTACGGCAATGGGAGTATGACGTTCGACGGGAATGCAACGTCCAAACAAAGCCGCATCATTGCTCCTGTTCAATGGGATAACTATACAATTGAAGCAGATGTGCGTTTTAGCAGTTTTTTGAATACAGGAAGATGGGCATCCATTATGTTCCGCGCACCCGCTAGCGGGAAGCCGCCATACCCGCAGATGGCCATTAAGCAGAATGGCACCATTGAGACCGCTTATCGCAATTCGGACGGGAATTGGTATTCTCCCACACCGATAAGTGCAACGGGCGCTGGGCTGCTGGTGAATAAGGATTACACGATGAAAGTAAGGGTTTATGACAACAATGTGAAGCAATATTTTAAAGCCAAAAGCGATACAAGCTTTACATTATATGGCGACAAAAATCTCGCAGCTGCGGTGCTCCCGGAGAAAGGGAGAGTTGGCTTTCAGGGAGATCAAAGCAAGGTATCCTTCGATAATCTGAAGGTTACCCGGATCACGGCAGAGCGGCTAACGATTACCTCAGCCAGTTCGTTGGAAGCGTTAAGCGGCGCGGCAAGCGTGACGAGCAGTGTCTACTATTCGGATGGTCTTACGGAGACGCCGCCTGCGGATCGAGTGAAGCTGTATTCATCGGATGAAAGTGTCATCAAAATCAACAACAACCAGATCTACCCTATTAAGCCAGGGAAAGCAACCATTAAGGCTGTATATGGCAATGCTGAGACTTCGCAGGAAATCACAGTGACGCCATCCCTGACGGGGGTCAAGGTTGTTTCCTTAAAGGGTGACGACAAAGGGTATGTACTTGCGACGGTTGGAACTCCATTGGATCTTAGTGCTGTACAGTTTCAAGCAGACTTTAATAATCTCACGACAGGTGTAGTGAAAGGGAATGAGCTGACTTGGACATCGACCAGTCCATCAGTTCTTATTGAGAACAATGTACCCAAGGTGCAGCAGAAAGGTGTTTATACGCTGACAGGCACCAAAGATAGCGCATCTGTCAGTATGCTGGTTGTTGCCAAAAACTCAGCAGATACCGACTATGTCCTGTACGAGGAGAATTTTGATCATCTGGCGGACGGTACCCTTCCTGCCGGCTGGACGCGGAAAGAAGGAACGACAGCTGCCAATGCTGTAGTGAAATCCGGAGCTTTTGAGATCAATGCACTCGCTGCACCGGATAATCCATCCCGGGTCATTCTACCTTCGTTTCTAAGCAAGTTTGGCAATTACAAAATTGAAGCGGACGTGACTCACTTGCAGGCAAATGATACGGCAAGATGGCACTCCATCATGTACCGTATTCAAAACAACGATTATCCTTACTACCAAATGGCGGTCAGAAAAGATGCAACCGCAGCAAATGGCATCGAATTCGCCGAGAGAACGCCTGCCAACGGGTGGAACGTGATCGACAGAGGTTCTAATACCGAAGCTATTGATCCGGCCAAAATGTACCATTATACGGTTAAAGCGTACGGAAACCGTGTTCAGGAATGGATCAACGATCGTGTCATGGTGGATACGGATCAAGCAACAGTCTATGCGACAGGAGCGGTCGGTCTGCAAGCGAATGGCAGCAAAATGAAGGTAGACAACATTCGCGTGACGCTGCAGCAAGAGGCACTGCCTCCTGTACCGAATGGTCGCTTCGTTGAAGTGACCGAGCCGGAAACCCGCATTGCGATGGCCGCGTCCGTCGTAAGCGAGCTTCAAAGTGCGGCAGATTTGGCGAAGCTGGATGCGCCTGCGCTGCCTTCGAATCTCATTATTCATGTGGGTCCAGGACTGAAGGTAACAGACCCTGCAGAAAAGCTTGAATTAAGCAGTCTGGATGCAATTCTAAGCCAAATTGGCAGCCGAATCATCCCTGCTTTTTATGTAAAGGATGAATCCACGGTAGATCAATTGGTGGCATACTTGAAAGCGAATAGTTGGGAAGATGCTGCTGTCGTGTCAGACAACGGAGAATTGATCAAACGAGCGAGAACCGCTTATCCGATCATCCGAGGCATTTTGGATTTCAGCGGCGACAGCAGCTTGAAGGCCGATCAACTGTTGGATGTTCGAAGAAAAACAGCGGCAAGTTTAGCTAGAATTGCTATTTTGCCGCAAGCGATATCAACCCGAGAGAACATTGCTTATCTTCAGCAGCGAAGTATTATGGTATGGTCGAAGGAAACGGCCAGCACACCCGAGAAGCAGATTGCGATGCATCAATTGATTGCGACAGGTGTGAATGGGATCGTGACAGATTCGCCTGCTGTACAATGGGAAGCATTGAAAGTGTACAACAAGAATACGACATTGATTCGCAAACCGTATATCATCGCTCATCGGGGGATGCCGGCGAATTCTCCTGAGAATACAATTGAAAGCAATAGGCTGGGTTTAGAAGCGGGCGCAGAGTTCATCGAGAACGACATGTATTTGACGAAGGACGGACATATTGTCATTCTTCATGACGGGTCACTGGAGCGTACGACGAATGGAACAGGCTTTGTTGAAGACTATACGTTGGAGCAATTAAAGAAATTAAATGCGAACAAGCCATATCCCAATGGATTCCCCGATGTGAAGATTCCAACCCTGAATGAGCAGATCGAACTTGCCAGGGAGAAGGGTGCTATGGTCATGTCCGAAATTAAGACCAGCACTCCTGCAGCTGTCGATGCCTATGTCAAATTGCTTAAGGATATAGATGGCGAAGCTTTGGTGGACACGATGTCTTTCAGTGTAGATCAGTTGAAACGCATGGCGCAGCTTATGCCGGAGATGCCTCTGGGATTGTTGACTAGCGGGTATGCGAATGAGACGAATGTTCCGAAGTCGCTCAGGGAAACATTGAAGCTGCTTCAGGGATTGAATGCTTCATTTAACACGAGCTATAGCGGCTTGGGCCAGAAATTCATGGAGGCTGCCAAGCATCGCGGTCTAATCATTTCACCATGGACGCTGAACGATAAGAGTGCTTTTATTCAATACATGGGTCTGGGAGCTTTCGGGATTACGACGGACTATGCCTACTATGCTTCCGATTGGGCAGCTTCCATTCAAGCTGAGAAAGAGAAGTATGTGCTTGCTAAAGAAGAGAGCGCTACTCTCGCAGCTGTCGTTCAGTCTTACAAAGGGAAGAAATCGACCATTGTCCCCGAACTCGTACTTTTGGACGGTCAAGAGCTGGTTGCTCTGGACGGAGCTAAAGTGACAGCTAAGAAATCAGGAACGGCTCACGTTCTGTTAAGATACACAACTGCGATGGATGACGGGAATAAATATGACATCTATACAGCGCCTATCTCGATCCAAATACCAGGTCAGGATGGTGAAGGCGAAGGTGGCTCAAACCCGGAATCTCCCGCTGCAGGAGGCAGCCCAACAATACCTGCCATTCCAGCCGCAGCAGTCATTGAAGCCAAAGAAGGTAAAGTAACAGCATCCGAACTTAAGCAATCTCTAGGTGCCCATTCTAAGGTAGAAGTGAAATTTAGCGGTGATTCGCTGGAACTGGAAGCAGCTGGTCTGATCGAAGCAAGTAAACTTACTGGTCAAACGCTGCTTGCCACAAGTGAGAATGTCTCTTATACGCTGCCTTTATCTATGTTGAAGCTTGATGAACTGGCTAAGCAACTGGGCGTAAGCATAGATGACCTGCGGATTCGAGTTACACTTAAGAAACTCGATGGTCAAGATGCCTCAGCCATAGATCGGGCCATTAGCGCTGCAGGAGGCAAACCGATGACTGCTGCTGTTCATTTTGAGGTGGAAGCGGCTAATCAAGCAGGACAAAGGGCTGCTGTGACACTCGGAGCAACGTATGCTTCTCGTACGATCCTCTTGGATAAGGCAATTGATCCGAAGAAAGCAACCGGCGTACAAGTGATTCCGGGAACGAATCAACTTCGTTTTGTTCCTACGCTGTTTGTGACCAAGGATGGTAAGACAACAGCTACGCTGATTCATAACAAGAATGGCGTATTCGCCATTGTGGAAAATCATCGAAGTTTCAGCGATCTAGCGAATCATTGGGCCAAAGGCGATATTGAGCTATTGGCAAATAAGCTGGTCGTAGATGGAGTAAGCGACAGCCGTTTCGAAGCGGATCGTTCGATCACACGCGCGGAATTCGCAGCATTGTTGGTTCGCTCCTTGGGGTTAAGCATGGAAGCATCGAAAACTACTAGCTTCAAAGATGTTGCAGCCAGCGACTGGTTTGCAGATGTCGCAGGTTCCGCTGCAACTGCGGGTCTGTTTACCGGATATGAGGACGGAACGTTCCGCCCGAATCAACAAATCACACGTGAGGAGCAAGCGGCGATGGTCGTCCGTGCGATGAACTTTGTGGGAATCGACACCCGCGTAAGCTCCGCCAAGCGGGATGAAACCTTGGCATCGTTCCAAGATGCTGACCAGATCATCTGGGCTCAATCGGAGATGGCCGCAGCAATTCAATTAGGGTTGATGAATGGGATGGCACCAGACACACTAGCATCTGGCAGCTATGCAACACGCGCTCAATCGGTCGTCATGTTGAAACGTTTACTAGTCAAAGCTAATTTCTTGAATGAATAATCCAGGGTTTATACTCAGCAAACATACGCATGTTACGCTTTGGGATGAAGGTATGTTTCTTTTGGAGGTGCACAGATGAACCCGTTCCCGATTATCGCTTCAGTCACGAAAGAGGAACAAATTCCGAAGATGCTGCAGAGTAACGTGGAGAGAATCAATTTAATGACCGGTCATATTGGGAATTTGGAATCGATCATTAGACAAGCCCATGATTCAGGTAAAAAGGTCTACGTCCATATGGAAATGGTTGCGGGTCTAGGGAAAGATTCTTATGCGATCAGTTATTTAGCCGAGAAATTTCAGATAGACGGCATTCTGACAACCAAATCAGCAGCGGTGACGGCAGCGAGACAAGCTGGCTTGAAGACAATTCAACGTATATTTGCAATTGATTCAGCTGCTATTCAGACAGCCATTCGCATGATCAACAGCAGTCAGCCCGATGAGGTTGAGCTTATGCCCGGTTTAATGCCAAGAGTGATTCGCGAGCTTAAGGGAACCATTAAACAGCCGTTAATCGTTGGTGGATTAATACGCTACGAGCATGAGATGACGGAAGCGTTGGCGAGCGGAGCTGATTACATCTCAACCGGGGATCCGGCCATGTGGTAAGTCGATTTACAAATTCTCTACATGGATTTAATATACCGGTGATAAAGCGGGAGTATAATCAACTTAATAATTAAATATTCAGCACCTTACCGGTAATGATGGGTTGAGAATTGGAGAAAACCCTTGTTCTGCAAAGTGCGAAAATAAGCTGGGGCATATCATTTTTGCTATGTTTCACCGAGGCTTATTTTCGCATTTTCGAACAAGGGTTTTTATTTTTCTGTGAAAAGGGGTAGAAACTGTGTCAG
Above is a genomic segment from Paenibacillus sp. HWE-109 containing:
- a CDS encoding glycerophosphodiester phosphodiesterase family protein, whose product is MKKMSTKLLGIVTITTLVSGLFQPSAWVPSVHAEESGRKTMEVNKTLTAPIIDGNLDESMWSLNQSLNVKVGQGSFKASKFGLLWDNQYLYIGVKADDDSLLNGQSGSWFEQDNINVFLDPSVHRSAPYSNEDMQIGLVYQPGTTIPEFHFGAALNNHAGKDEKKILRAMNQTASGWSTEIAVPWEMLKFDPILQKQLGMEIGTTDRYGAATTEQRSSYWSAFGSSSFWNDTSGYGTLKLVDTSPVSGSPNPVLLEENFDSYATGTIPPNWISDVNAGSPPFTVVQDTYGNGSMTFDGNATSKQSRIIAPVQWDNYTIEADVRFSSFLNTGRWASIMFRAPASGKPPYPQMAIKQNGTIETAYRNSDGNWYSPTPISATGAGLLVNKDYTMKVRVYDNNVKQYFKAKSDTSFTLYGDKNLAAAVLPEKGRVGFQGDQSKVSFDNLKVTRITAERLTITSASSLEALSGAASVTSSVYYSDGLTETPPADRVKLYSSDESVIKINNNQIYPIKPGKATIKAVYGNAETSQEITVTPSLTGVKVVSLKGDDKGYVLATVGTPLDLSAVQFQADFNNLTTGVVKGNELTWTSTSPSVLIENNVPKVQQKGVYTLTGTKDSASVSMLVVAKNSADTDYVLYEENFDHLADGTLPAGWTRKEGTTAANAVVKSGAFEINALAAPDNPSRVILPSFLSKFGNYKIEADVTHLQANDTARWHSIMYRIQNNDYPYYQMAVRKDATAANGIEFAERTPANGWNVIDRGSNTEAIDPAKMYHYTVKAYGNRVQEWINDRVMVDTDQATVYATGAVGLQANGSKMKVDNIRVTLQQEALPPVPNGRFVEVTEPETRIAMAASVVSELQSAADLAKLDAPALPSNLIIHVGPGLKVTDPAEKLELSSLDAILSQIGSRIIPAFYVKDESTVDQLVAYLKANSWEDAAVVSDNGELIKRARTAYPIIRGILDFSGDSSLKADQLLDVRRKTAASLARIAILPQAISTRENIAYLQQRSIMVWSKETASTPEKQIAMHQLIATGVNGIVTDSPAVQWEALKVYNKNTTLIRKPYIIAHRGMPANSPENTIESNRLGLEAGAEFIENDMYLTKDGHIVILHDGSLERTTNGTGFVEDYTLEQLKKLNANKPYPNGFPDVKIPTLNEQIELAREKGAMVMSEIKTSTPAAVDAYVKLLKDIDGEALVDTMSFSVDQLKRMAQLMPEMPLGLLTSGYANETNVPKSLRETLKLLQGLNASFNTSYSGLGQKFMEAAKHRGLIISPWTLNDKSAFIQYMGLGAFGITTDYAYYASDWAASIQAEKEKYVLAKEESATLAAVVQSYKGKKSTIVPELVLLDGQELVALDGAKVTAKKSGTAHVLLRYTTAMDDGNKYDIYTAPISIQIPGQDGEGEGGSNPESPAAGGSPTIPAIPAAAVIEAKEGKVTASELKQSLGAHSKVEVKFSGDSLELEAAGLIEASKLTGQTLLATSENVSYTLPLSMLKLDELAKQLGVSIDDLRIRVTLKKLDGQDASAIDRAISAAGGKPMTAAVHFEVEAANQAGQRAAVTLGATYASRTILLDKAIDPKKATGVQVIPGTNQLRFVPTLFVTKDGKTTATLIHNKNGVFAIVENHRSFSDLANHWAKGDIELLANKLVVDGVSDSRFEADRSITRAEFAALLVRSLGLSMEASKTTSFKDVAASDWFADVAGSAATAGLFTGYEDGTFRPNQQITREEQAAMVVRAMNFVGIDTRVSSAKRDETLASFQDADQIIWAQSEMAAAIQLGLMNGMAPDTLASGSYATRAQSVVMLKRLLVKANFLNE
- a CDS encoding arylamine N-acetyltransferase family protein, with translation MHSKSSQIQTYLERIGFTGSLDGSAKTLAELQECHLHTVPYENLDIIHHIALSLDPQDVYQKIVVRRRGGYCFELNALFGWLLRELGYPVTDFVARFWRDESNAPPKRRHHVLRVEAEGATYLCDVGVGGIVPRRPIALMEGLEQQQGDECYRMERDPDYGWVLCEQKKGEWQRIYSFTEEPQLAKDFIFASFWCEKAPDSIFTKNPMLAIRTLEGRNTVAGREFRIFTSSGVETFTPQTDEAYNEALLVHFGIQLDS
- a CDS encoding glycerol-3-phosphate responsive antiterminator, encoding MNPFPIIASVTKEEQIPKMLQSNVERINLMTGHIGNLESIIRQAHDSGKKVYVHMEMVAGLGKDSYAISYLAEKFQIDGILTTKSAAVTAARQAGLKTIQRIFAIDSAAIQTAIRMINSSQPDEVELMPGLMPRVIRELKGTIKQPLIVGGLIRYEHEMTEALASGADYISTGDPAMW